The following are encoded together in the Meriones unguiculatus strain TT.TT164.6M chromosome 16, Bangor_MerUng_6.1, whole genome shotgun sequence genome:
- the LOC110559887 gene encoding 40-kDa huntingtin-associated protein — MAAGSVSSSGGGAWPGSETGDFLARYRQVSNKLKKRFLRKPNVAEAGEQFAQLARELRAQECLPYAAWCQLAVARCHQALFHGPGEALALTEAARLFLRQECDARQRLGCPAAYGEPLQAAASALGAAVRLHLELGQPAAAAALCLELAAALRALGQPAAAAGHFQRAAQLHLPLMPLAALQALGDAASCQLLARDYTGALALFTRMQRLAREHGGHPVQQHPELMPPQPPQPLLGPQPRTGSAPTLPLPLLPDHAPGPAATSPGTLGAFADVLVRCEVSRVLLLLLLQPPPAKLLPEHAQTLEKYSWEAFDGHGQDSSGQLPEELFLLLQSLVMAAHEKDTEGIRKLQVDMWPLLTAEQNHLLHLVLQETVSPSGQGV, encoded by the coding sequence ATGGCGGCGGGCTCGGTGTCCTCCTCGGGCGGCGGCGCGTGGCCCGGCTCCGAGACCGGGGACTTCTTGGCCCGCTACCGGCAGGTGTCCAACAAGCTCAAGAAGCGCTTCCTGCGGAAGCCGAACGTGGCGGAGGCCGGGGAGCAGTTCGCGCAGCTGGCCCGCGAGCTGCGCGCCCAGGAGTGCCTGCCCTACGCCGCCTGGTGCCAGCTGGCCGTGGCGCGCTGCCACCAGGCGCTCTTCCACGGGCCCGGGGAAGCGCTGGCCCTCACCGAGGCCGCCCGACTCTTCCTGCGGCAGGAGTGCGACGCGCGCCAGCGCCTGGGCTGCCCCGCCGCCTACGGCGAGCCCCTGCAGGCGGCCGCCAGCGCGCTGGGCGCCGCCGTGCGCCTGCACCTCGAGCTGGGCcagcccgccgccgccgccgcgctgTGCCTCGAGCTGGCCGCCGCCCTGCGCGCCCTGGGCCAGCCCGCCGCCGCGGCCGGTCACTTCCAGCGCGCCGCGCAGCTGCACCTGCCCCTGATGCCGCTGGCCGCGCTGCAGGCGCTCGGGGACGCCGCCTCCTGCCAGCTGCTGGCGCGCGACTACACCGGCGCCCTGGCGCTCTTCACCCGGATGCAGCGCCTGGCTCGGGAGCACGGCGGCCACCCGGTGCAGCAGCACCCCGAGCTGATGCCGCCGCAGCCCCCGCAGCCCCTGCTGGGACCCCAGCCGAGAACCGGCTCGGCCCCGACCCTGCCCCTCCCGCTGCTCCCGGACCACGCCCCAGGTCCTGCCGCGACCTCTCCTGGCACACTGGGTGCCTTCGCAGACGTCCTTGTCAGGTGCGAGGTGTCCCGCGTGCTATTGCTTCTGCTCCTGCAACCACCGCCCGCCAAACTGCTGCCGGAGCACGCCCAGACCCTGGAGAAGTACTCCTGGGAGGCTTTCGACGGCCACGGCCAGGATAGCAGCGGCCAGCTCCCTGAGGAGCTGTTTTTGCTATTGCAGTCCCTGGTCATGGCTGCCCACGAAAAGGACACGGAAGGCATCAGGAAGCTGCAGGTGGACATGTGGCCGCTGCTGACTGCTGAGCAgaaccacctcctccacctcgtTCTGCAGGAAACCGTCTCCCCCTCGGGACAGGGAGTCTAA